Proteins encoded by one window of Candidatus Odinarchaeum yellowstonii:
- the truD gene encoding tRNA pseudouridine(13) synthase TruD has protein sequence MFVPEYEYNIGMRFYATSGNGLKGRIRASLSDFIVEEIDKNGVRWPVKGDVRRLSNRSRFLHFTLVKEGYDTPSAIRVISKRTGIPAKFFSYAGLKDKLAKTAQRVSIPVKFMERLRTFQHGMIKIKDLTFSDRNIGLGDLSGNSFRIKIVLSSDNEDVKSKLNLIREEILELGGIPNFYGHQRFGTIRCVNHQIGKLLLERRFEDAVKLFLTFKSDFESEDSKLFRNGVLNLLEDGVNGEVADHLFYEYMIVKYLKKHPGDYKGCFLSLPKNISRLFLHSYQSYIFNLTLSERWSRGLPLNEAVSGDIIFEGVKGYPRYRRVSNSELPEINRNIKSQRYRVVLPVVGYDSKLPSGEAGECVLKVLESERVNLEDFHIPEVQNLSSAGDYRGVLAPVYNFKIKYYSKKNIAWLSFTLEKGCYATVLIREFLKNSDFYQVGY, from the coding sequence GTGTTTGTGCCTGAATATGAATATAATATTGGAATGCGCTTTTACGCCACTTCCGGTAATGGCTTAAAAGGGAGGATAAGAGCCAGTTTAAGCGATTTTATAGTTGAGGAGATTGATAAAAATGGTGTTAGATGGCCGGTTAAAGGAGATGTACGTAGACTGAGCAATAGATCGCGTTTCCTTCACTTTACTCTAGTTAAAGAAGGCTATGATACACCTTCAGCCATAAGAGTGATTTCTAAGAGAACGGGGATACCCGCTAAATTTTTTTCATACGCTGGTTTAAAGGATAAGCTCGCTAAAACAGCTCAGAGGGTTAGTATCCCAGTTAAGTTTATGGAGAGATTGAGAACTTTTCAGCATGGGATGATTAAAATTAAGGATTTAACGTTCAGCGACAGGAATATAGGTTTAGGTGATCTTTCAGGGAACAGTTTTAGAATAAAAATTGTGTTATCTAGTGATAACGAAGATGTTAAGAGTAAACTTAACTTAATACGAGAAGAGATCTTAGAGCTCGGTGGCATACCTAATTTTTATGGTCATCAGCGATTCGGAACAATTAGATGCGTGAATCATCAAATTGGTAAGCTATTATTGGAGAGGAGATTCGAGGATGCGGTTAAATTATTTTTAACATTTAAAAGCGATTTTGAATCAGAGGATAGTAAACTTTTTCGAAATGGTGTTTTAAACCTCCTTGAGGATGGGGTTAACGGGGAAGTAGCTGATCACCTATTTTACGAATATATGATAGTAAAGTATTTAAAAAAACATCCTGGCGATTATAAGGGTTGTTTTCTCTCCCTTCCAAAAAATATTTCAAGACTATTCCTCCACTCCTATCAATCTTATATTTTTAACTTAACTTTAAGTGAAAGATGGAGTAGAGGCCTACCTTTAAACGAGGCTGTAAGCGGGGATATCATTTTTGAAGGTGTTAAAGGCTATCCTAGATACAGGAGAGTTTCAAACAGCGAGCTACCGGAGATTAATAGAAATATTAAAAGTCAAAGATATAGAGTTGTTTTACCGGTAGTCGGATATGATAGTAAACTTCCTAGCGGGGAGGCTGGCGAGTGTGTGTTAAAGGTTTTAGAGAGTGAGAGAGTGAATCTTGAAGATTTTCATATACCTGAGGTTCAAAATCTTTCAAGCGCAGGAGACTATAGAGGGGTTCTGGCTCCTGTATATAATTTCAAAATAAAGTATTATAGTAAGAAGAATATCGCTTGGTTATCTTTCACTCTAGAAAAAGGCTGTTACGCTACTGTGTTAATCCGGGAATTCCTTA
- the pth2 gene encoding peptidyl-tRNA hydrolase Pth2 yields the protein MNEFQYKQVLVIRVDLNMSRGKIAVQAAHAAVAASEEARRKYSKWWLDWLNEGQRKIAVKVKTLDELLDLKLKAKEAQLPYSLIEDRGLTEVPPGTITALGIGPAPANIVDKLTSHLPLL from the coding sequence ATGAATGAATTTCAATATAAGCAAGTGCTCGTTATTAGAGTAGATCTTAATATGAGTCGAGGTAAGATCGCGGTGCAGGCGGCTCACGCCGCAGTAGCGGCTAGCGAGGAGGCTAGGAGGAAATATAGTAAGTGGTGGCTAGATTGGTTGAATGAAGGACAGAGAAAGATCGCTGTGAAAGTTAAAACTCTAGATGAGCTATTGGATCTTAAATTGAAAGCTAAAGAAGCTCAGCTACCTTACTCTCTCATAGAGGATCGCGGTCTAACAGAGGTGCCGCCTGGAACTATCACCGCTTTAGGCATAGGCCCAGCTCCGGCTAATATAGTGGATAAACTGACAAGTCATTTACCTTTATTATAG
- a CDS encoding NAD(P)/FAD-dependent oxidoreductase codes for MDSKIYIVGGGPAGCLLAGKLAAQGLDVVVFEEHPKIGLPDHCAGLVNYKNFQKFFNPPKNIIKNTVQGAILRYNQCEIWISRRVKEAYVIDRAKLDHYLALKAQEKGAVIKVNQKIVKVEKSSGGFKLISAAGESFKEADAIVNAAGVKGLFSKTLNPASSKYFKVIPAIQYEMHNVKDISKNYVELYFNNELTPGFFSWIIPLNEDSVRVGVGARACELENRLNYFIKKIGFNANRFKASKLDLIKKGLILTGGPVNTTYWSGGILLGDAAGQVKPTTGGGLILSGLCANIAAKILIKAAEAQNFSNSILSEYQTLWRSVIGREIQYMKYVRALLDGLDNIHLNKFFEKIKEDSFISQLILEGDIDFQSKAVKSIIKNPKFIKLIPLTILGLARNTLK; via the coding sequence TTGGATTCTAAAATCTATATAGTTGGCGGAGGCCCGGCTGGATGTCTATTAGCTGGTAAACTAGCAGCTCAAGGTTTAGATGTTGTCGTATTCGAGGAGCATCCTAAAATCGGTCTCCCCGATCACTGCGCCGGATTAGTGAATTATAAAAACTTTCAGAAATTTTTTAACCCTCCTAAAAACATTATTAAAAATACTGTGCAAGGCGCCATCCTCCGTTACAATCAATGCGAAATTTGGATATCTAGAAGAGTTAAAGAGGCTTATGTGATAGATAGAGCTAAATTAGACCATTACCTAGCTTTGAAAGCCCAGGAGAAGGGGGCTGTTATAAAAGTTAACCAGAAAATAGTCAAAGTCGAGAAAAGCAGCGGCGGGTTTAAACTTATATCCGCTGCAGGCGAATCTTTCAAAGAGGCGGATGCCATAGTTAACGCGGCTGGTGTTAAAGGCCTTTTCTCAAAAACTCTTAACCCCGCGTCATCTAAATACTTTAAAGTTATCCCCGCTATTCAATACGAAATGCATAACGTGAAAGATATTTCAAAAAATTATGTTGAATTATATTTTAATAACGAGTTAACACCCGGGTTCTTTAGTTGGATAATTCCATTAAACGAAGACTCTGTAAGAGTGGGGGTTGGCGCGCGGGCGTGTGAGCTTGAAAATAGACTTAACTATTTTATTAAAAAAATAGGCTTCAACGCTAACAGGTTTAAAGCGTCCAAATTAGACTTGATTAAGAAAGGATTAATATTAACAGGCGGGCCTGTAAATACCACCTACTGGAGTGGTGGGATACTCTTAGGAGATGCAGCCGGCCAGGTGAAACCGACCACAGGAGGAGGCCTTATTCTTTCAGGGTTATGCGCTAACATTGCAGCTAAGATATTAATTAAAGCCGCTGAAGCGCAGAATTTTTCAAATAGTATATTATCTGAATATCAAACATTGTGGAGAAGTGTGATAGGCAGGGAGATACAGTATATGAAATATGTTAGAGCGCTATTAGATGGATTAGATAATATTCATTTAAACAAGTTCTTTGAAAAAATAAAGGAGGACAGTTTCATCTCGCAGCTGATACTGGAAGGAGACATTGACTTTCAGTCTAAAGCAGTGAAATCTATTATAAAAAATCCCAAGTTTATTAAGCTAATACCTTTAACAATTCTAGGGTTAGCTAGGAACACGCTAAAATAA
- a CDS encoding zinc finger domain-containing protein: MEEIETPICSCCGHVIPPDDNAVHFSCPGCGEITIWRCERCRKFTNTYKCVKCGFEGP; this comes from the coding sequence ATGGAAGAGATTGAAACACCTATATGCTCTTGTTGCGGCCACGTAATACCGCCGGATGATAACGCAGTGCACTTCTCCTGCCCAGGTTGCGGAGAAATAACCATCTGGCGTTGCGAGAGATGCCGAAAATTCACTAATACCTATAAATGTGTTAAATGCGGTTTCGAAGGACCTTAA
- a CDS encoding elongation factor 1-beta, which produces MGKVLTVLNIIPQDQDVNLNRLCEKIKSSLPKNIKYHDSKIEPLAFGVNTLKISFILDDSEGGMNILEDLIKNIEGVGEISVEHLTLI; this is translated from the coding sequence ATGGGTAAAGTTTTAACAGTTTTAAATATTATTCCACAGGATCAAGATGTTAATCTTAACCGCTTATGTGAGAAAATAAAGAGCAGTCTACCTAAAAACATAAAATACCACGATTCTAAGATTGAACCTCTCGCCTTCGGCGTTAACACTTTAAAAATAAGCTTCATATTAGATGATAGTGAAGGCGGAATGAATATTTTAGAAGACTTGATAAAAAATATAGAGGGAGTAGGAGAAATTTCAGTGGAGCATTTAACGTTAATATAA
- a CDS encoding CDC48 family AAA ATPase, with the protein MEVSLRVSEAYPRDVGRFVIRFHKKIFKNLGITPGDIIEIRGHRRGAGIAHPLQPDDTRDNIVRIDGIMRKNLRVGIGDNVLIRKIEEQNAKTIILAPLYKLSEGEVSPEYVKEKLLNYPVCNGDILLVQLGINREVKFKVSSTTPADIVVVRTSTKLIISNEIPDDTGRIPYITYEDIGGFKKSIRKIREMIELPLKYPVLFRKLGVEPPKGVLIYGPPGSGKTLLAQAVANESNAHFISINGPEIMSKYYGESEKRLREIFTEAERNAPSIIFIDEIDAIAPKREDTIGEVERRVVAQLLTLMDGIKSRGSIIVIGATNRINAIDPALRRPGRFDREIELGVPDYDERLEILQIHTRSMPLDKSVNLSRIAELTYGFVGADLAALCREAGMKVMQRVLSDNESLDEDSINLKLNEKISVTEQDFMDALKEITPSVLREFSTEKPQDKWCNIGGLHAVKKKLLEAVTLSLSKATVFREIGLKPYNGILVYGPPGCGKTILVRGLVNEVNANYIEIKGAELFSKWVGETEKAIGEIFRKAKALSPCIVFFDEIDALGAARVTGGSLNDKIVNRLIAEIDNTLSHQKIIIIGATNRPDALDPALIRAGRFDLIISIPPPDYTERLEILKIYTDKLNIDASVNLEEIARLTENYVGADLHALCREAAVISLERGGSGKHVAREHFEEALKIIHPSVSKDVIDWYKSFERRFSKVISEYKSHII; encoded by the coding sequence ATGGAAGTTTCTCTCCGCGTCTCTGAAGCCTATCCTAGGGACGTCGGTAGATTTGTGATAAGATTTCATAAGAAAATATTTAAAAATCTGGGGATAACCCCTGGAGACATCATAGAGATACGCGGCCACAGACGAGGCGCGGGTATAGCGCACCCTCTTCAACCAGATGATACAAGAGATAACATTGTTAGAATAGACGGTATAATGAGAAAAAACCTTAGGGTTGGAATAGGTGATAATGTTTTAATTAGAAAAATCGAGGAGCAAAACGCTAAAACGATTATTTTAGCCCCCCTATATAAGCTGAGTGAAGGTGAAGTATCACCGGAATATGTTAAAGAGAAATTATTAAACTATCCTGTATGCAACGGAGATATTCTATTAGTCCAGCTTGGAATAAATAGGGAGGTTAAATTCAAAGTCTCAAGCACTACACCAGCCGACATAGTAGTCGTGAGGACGAGTACTAAATTAATTATTTCAAATGAGATACCGGACGATACTGGTAGAATACCCTACATCACATATGAAGATATCGGCGGTTTTAAAAAATCTATAAGAAAAATAAGGGAGATGATCGAGCTTCCTTTAAAATACCCAGTTTTATTCCGTAAATTAGGTGTGGAGCCCCCGAAAGGAGTGCTAATTTACGGTCCACCTGGATCAGGTAAAACCCTGTTAGCTCAAGCGGTGGCTAACGAGTCTAACGCCCACTTCATATCAATAAATGGACCTGAAATAATGAGTAAATATTACGGTGAATCTGAGAAAAGATTAAGAGAAATCTTCACAGAGGCGGAGAGAAACGCGCCGAGCATAATATTCATAGATGAAATAGATGCGATAGCGCCTAAACGCGAGGATACTATTGGAGAAGTGGAACGCCGTGTTGTAGCTCAACTGCTCACATTAATGGATGGGATTAAATCTAGAGGTTCCATTATAGTTATAGGCGCCACTAATAGGATTAACGCCATAGACCCGGCTCTTAGAAGACCTGGGAGATTTGATAGAGAAATAGAATTAGGTGTACCAGATTACGATGAACGCCTCGAAATCTTACAGATTCATACCAGAAGCATGCCGCTTGATAAATCAGTGAATCTTTCACGAATAGCGGAGCTCACCTACGGCTTTGTAGGAGCTGATTTAGCTGCTTTATGCCGGGAAGCTGGTATGAAGGTTATGCAGAGAGTTTTATCAGATAATGAGAGCTTAGACGAGGATTCTATTAATCTTAAATTAAACGAGAAAATTTCGGTGACTGAACAAGACTTTATGGATGCTTTAAAAGAGATAACACCCAGTGTTTTAAGAGAGTTCTCCACTGAAAAACCTCAGGATAAATGGTGTAACATAGGCGGCCTACATGCTGTTAAAAAGAAGCTTTTAGAGGCTGTAACACTTTCACTGAGTAAAGCAACTGTTTTTAGAGAAATCGGGTTGAAGCCTTATAACGGTATATTAGTATACGGTCCACCGGGCTGCGGTAAAACTATTCTAGTGAGGGGTTTAGTTAATGAGGTGAACGCAAATTATATTGAGATTAAAGGGGCGGAGCTATTTTCAAAATGGGTAGGTGAAACGGAGAAAGCGATTGGTGAAATATTTAGGAAAGCTAAAGCTCTATCCCCATGCATTGTATTCTTCGATGAAATCGACGCTTTAGGGGCGGCGCGCGTCACTGGCGGGAGTTTAAACGATAAAATTGTGAACCGTCTCATCGCTGAAATAGACAACACTCTCTCACACCAGAAGATCATAATTATTGGTGCAACAAACCGGCCTGACGCTTTAGATCCAGCTCTAATAAGAGCTGGCAGATTCGATTTAATAATCTCTATACCACCACCAGACTATACTGAACGTTTAGAAATACTTAAAATCTACACTGATAAATTAAATATAGACGCTTCAGTTAACTTAGAGGAGATAGCTAGATTAACTGAAAACTATGTTGGAGCAGATTTACACGCCCTTTGCAGGGAAGCTGCGGTGATATCGCTTGAACGGGGTGGAAGTGGTAAACACGTGGCGCGCGAGCACTTCGAAGAAGCTTTGAAAATCATACACCCCTCAGTTAGCAAGGATGTAATAGACTGGTATAAGTCTTTCGAGAGACGCTTCTCTAAAGTTATAAGCGAATATAAAAGTCACATAATTTAG
- a CDS encoding 50S ribosomal protein L40e, which yields MPITDPDKKYIAAHSLLYFNVCRKCGARNPLNNKKCRNCRSTVLRPKKREIGK from the coding sequence ATGCCTATAACAGATCCTGATAAAAAATATATCGCAGCTCATTCACTACTCTATTTTAACGTGTGCCGTAAATGCGGCGCGCGTAACCCATTAAATAATAAGAAATGTAGGAATTGCAGATCCACGGTGCTTAGACCTAAAAAACGTGAAATAGGAAAGTAA
- a CDS encoding glutamine synthetase family protein, protein MIDYNDPKREEYVRNVLKIVSEKKLKFARLQFIDINGIVKSFAISTRYVEDALQNGQAFDGSSVTGFGQIEESDMIVIPDPSTFNIIPWRREEVSTCRMICDVYTPEMKRFEGDPRYILYKAVKKAEEMGYKYFCAPELEFFIMRPTDDLAKPKPIDLRGYFDLNPGGETEDLRREICDTAEQFGINIEVSHHEVAMGQNEIDFRYGEALETADRTVTMKTIIKTVAAQRGYIATFMPKPFFGVNGSGMHVHQSLWSLKGENLFYDERSKLNLLSDTALHFIAGQLKYGREMCAVLASWPNSYKRLLPGYEAPVYVAWGFKNRSPLIRVPNFSNKPSAARIEIRCPDPAGNPYLQLAVLLQAGLEGIKNKLQPPEPTDLNVYKLTFEERKKLGIVSLPETLGEALNEFENSAFMKEALGSVAFTNFLSVKRKEWDEYKSSISEWEIERYLTRL, encoded by the coding sequence ATGATAGACTACAATGATCCTAAACGCGAGGAGTATGTGCGAAACGTATTGAAAATAGTTAGCGAAAAAAAATTGAAATTTGCTCGTTTACAATTCATTGATATAAATGGTATAGTTAAAAGCTTCGCTATATCCACCCGTTATGTAGAGGATGCTTTGCAAAACGGCCAAGCCTTCGACGGGAGTTCTGTAACTGGTTTCGGGCAGATTGAAGAGTCAGATATGATTGTAATACCTGACCCATCAACTTTTAACATAATCCCATGGCGTAGAGAGGAAGTCTCCACTTGTAGAATGATCTGTGATGTTTACACACCTGAAATGAAAAGATTTGAAGGAGACCCAAGATACATTCTCTATAAAGCTGTTAAAAAAGCTGAGGAAATGGGTTACAAATATTTTTGCGCTCCAGAGCTTGAATTCTTTATCATGCGTCCTACCGATGATTTAGCTAAGCCTAAACCTATAGATCTGCGCGGTTATTTCGATCTTAATCCAGGTGGAGAAACAGAAGATTTAAGGCGTGAAATATGTGATACAGCTGAGCAGTTTGGCATCAACATCGAAGTCTCCCACCACGAAGTGGCTATGGGCCAGAATGAAATAGACTTCCGTTACGGTGAAGCATTAGAAACCGCTGATCGAACTGTAACTATGAAAACAATTATTAAAACAGTCGCAGCTCAACGCGGCTACATCGCCACATTTATGCCTAAACCCTTCTTCGGGGTTAACGGTTCAGGTATGCACGTGCACCAGTCTTTATGGTCTTTGAAAGGTGAAAATCTTTTTTACGATGAAAGATCTAAGCTAAACCTTTTATCCGATACAGCTTTACATTTCATAGCCGGTCAGTTAAAATACGGTAGGGAGATGTGCGCGGTTTTAGCCTCATGGCCTAATTCTTACAAGCGACTTTTACCAGGTTACGAAGCCCCCGTGTACGTGGCTTGGGGATTTAAAAACAGGTCACCGCTGATCCGCGTCCCGAATTTTTCTAACAAACCTTCAGCTGCAAGAATCGAAATACGATGCCCTGATCCTGCTGGAAACCCATATCTACAATTAGCGGTTCTGCTTCAAGCCGGCTTAGAAGGCATAAAGAATAAGCTTCAACCACCGGAGCCAACAGATCTTAACGTTTACAAGCTCACCTTCGAGGAGAGGAAGAAGCTTGGAATAGTCTCCTTACCGGAAACACTCGGTGAAGCTCTTAACGAATTTGAAAACAGCGCTTTCATGAAGGAGGCTTTAGGAAGCGTTGCTTTCACAAACTTTCTAAGTGTTAAAAGAAAAGAGTGGGATGAATATAAGTCGAGTATAAGCGAATGGGAGATAGAAAGATATCTAACTAGATTGTAG
- a CDS encoding MBL fold metallo-hydrolase, with product MGKITCLGACQEVGGSGFLVNANNRKILLDYGIYLRRKNPFPITVQPKEIDAIFLTHAHLDHSGALPLMYITGNPPIYTTKITMDVLRVLLEDYLNISEAILPYDEGEIESMRENFVKTSYGDIINVGEDFNVMIIDAGHIPGSYMALIEVTGKRILYTGDINIRDTLLVKGAKPNLPEIDYLIMESTYALTNHPPREELEKEFIESINQVVDKGGVVLIPAFALSRSQEVLCILKKYNFENQIILDGMAREISRIFLRYPKYFRDFKLLKDAHSQIEYIEGRKSREIAIKNGGVIIAPAGMLSGGAALYYARQLANDEKHGIFIVGYQLPGTPGRVLLDTGKLPVNGGVLDVQAQVKYFDFSAHAGSQELIEFIKSVPGNPTIIPVHGEPESVKYLADYASRELGLNTILPVSGETVEI from the coding sequence ATGGGTAAAATTACGTGTCTGGGTGCTTGTCAAGAGGTAGGCGGCTCCGGGTTCTTAGTGAATGCGAATAATAGAAAGATTCTACTAGATTATGGGATATATCTTAGAAGAAAGAATCCTTTCCCGATAACAGTGCAGCCTAAGGAGATTGACGCTATTTTTCTAACACACGCGCATTTAGATCACTCAGGAGCTTTACCGTTAATGTATATCACCGGCAACCCGCCGATCTACACAACTAAGATCACTATGGATGTGTTAAGAGTTTTACTTGAAGATTATCTTAACATTTCAGAAGCGATTCTACCATACGATGAAGGTGAAATAGAGAGTATGCGTGAAAATTTTGTGAAAACTTCTTACGGAGATATCATTAACGTGGGTGAAGACTTTAATGTCATGATTATCGACGCCGGTCATATTCCAGGAAGCTACATGGCGTTAATAGAGGTGACTGGTAAAAGAATCCTATACACAGGGGATATTAATATTAGAGACACTCTTCTAGTTAAAGGAGCTAAACCGAATCTGCCTGAAATAGACTATTTGATAATGGAGAGCACCTACGCTTTAACGAATCATCCGCCTAGAGAGGAACTTGAGAAGGAGTTCATCGAATCTATCAACCAAGTTGTAGATAAAGGCGGCGTTGTATTAATACCAGCCTTCGCTTTAAGCCGTAGCCAAGAAGTCCTCTGCATATTGAAAAAATATAATTTCGAAAACCAGATTATATTAGATGGTATGGCTAGAGAGATTAGCCGGATATTTTTAAGATATCCGAAATATTTCAGGGATTTCAAGCTATTAAAAGACGCTCACAGCCAAATCGAGTATATTGAAGGCCGTAAAAGCAGGGAGATCGCTATTAAAAACGGGGGGGTTATCATCGCCCCTGCCGGCATGTTGAGCGGTGGAGCTGCGCTATATTACGCAAGACAGCTAGCGAACGATGAGAAACATGGAATATTCATTGTAGGTTATCAGCTTCCTGGCACACCTGGCCGGGTTCTACTAGACACAGGGAAGCTGCCTGTTAACGGAGGGGTATTAGATGTTCAAGCTCAAGTGAAATACTTTGATTTCTCAGCGCATGCGGGTAGTCAAGAACTTATAGAATTTATTAAAAGTGTACCAGGTAACCCCACAATTATACCTGTACATGGAGAGCCTGAATCTGTTAAATATTTAGCTGATTACGCTTCTAGGGAACTCGGGTTGAATACTATTCTCCCGGTAAGTGGGGAGACGGTTGAAATATAA
- a CDS encoding PAC2 family protein, producing the protein MTVYINIKPQRKYEGYTFITGFHGIGVTGYITTRHIVETLGANYIGYIDSDLNPSFVGMDEDRLVFPFEFYEFKDIVLLMCRFQPHRLEQKEFSRVVAEWVVSSGFKQAVLVGGLDNRFQQEGDDIVRCIHTKNYKLNPDIGVQILERGLFVTGPLALMLMYFEIHNFPGIALLPYAEQGRPDPRAASNAIKVINRICNLDINTEQLLSDAETIERELKEVIEQQEVRDTEGNKGMYV; encoded by the coding sequence TTGACAGTCTACATAAATATTAAACCTCAGAGAAAATACGAGGGTTACACGTTTATAACAGGGTTTCACGGCATAGGTGTAACAGGCTATATTACTACAAGGCATATCGTGGAAACATTGGGTGCCAATTACATTGGCTACATCGATTCTGATTTAAACCCCTCTTTTGTAGGAATGGATGAAGACCGTTTGGTTTTCCCCTTCGAATTCTACGAGTTTAAAGATATCGTTCTATTAATGTGCCGTTTTCAACCTCATCGATTAGAACAAAAAGAGTTTAGTAGAGTGGTAGCGGAGTGGGTGGTGTCATCAGGGTTTAAACAAGCAGTTTTAGTAGGCGGTTTAGATAATAGATTCCAGCAGGAGGGTGATGATATAGTTCGTTGCATTCACACTAAAAACTATAAACTAAATCCTGATATCGGCGTTCAAATATTAGAGAGAGGTCTTTTTGTAACCGGCCCCTTAGCCCTCATGTTAATGTATTTTGAAATTCACAACTTCCCTGGGATAGCGTTATTACCATACGCGGAGCAGGGTAGACCGGATCCACGCGCTGCTTCAAACGCGATTAAAGTAATTAATAGAATATGCAACTTAGATATTAACACTGAACAGTTGCTAAGCGACGCTGAAACTATTGAAAGAGAGTTAAAAGAGGTTATAGAACAACAGGAAGTACGAGATACAGAGGGAAACAAGGGAATGTACGTGTAA
- the mtnP gene encoding S-methyl-5'-thioadenosine phosphorylase produces MPDYEGLTIGVIGGSGFYHLLDAAELKTIETPFGSTPPLSIGYIKSTKVVFLPRHAKPGGDKITHALPPHMINYKANVYALYKLNVTRIIATHSCGSIRKEIKPGSLVIPDQFIDMTKRRGSTFFNGELNSKISLKESTGVVHIDVSKPFCSELSEIIYEVGVKLGAKPINRGVYVCTEGPRFETPAEIKFFEKIGGDIVGMTLIPELVLARELGICYSSISLVSNYAAGVTDRKITFNEVVEEFEKNRDKLFKILREAVTKIPEKRSCECKNM; encoded by the coding sequence ATGCCGGACTATGAAGGTTTAACAATAGGTGTTATAGGGGGATCAGGATTCTACCATCTTTTAGATGCGGCTGAGTTAAAAACTATTGAAACACCTTTCGGCTCCACTCCACCGCTATCGATAGGGTATATAAAGAGTACTAAAGTAGTTTTTCTACCAAGGCATGCTAAGCCTGGAGGAGACAAAATAACTCACGCGCTACCCCCTCATATGATAAATTATAAAGCGAACGTATACGCTTTATATAAGTTGAATGTGACCAGAATTATTGCAACTCATTCATGTGGGAGCATTAGAAAAGAGATTAAACCGGGTAGTTTAGTTATACCAGATCAATTTATTGATATGACTAAAAGACGGGGTTCAACTTTCTTCAACGGTGAATTAAACTCTAAAATAAGTTTAAAAGAGTCGACGGGCGTGGTTCACATAGATGTTAGTAAACCCTTCTGCTCGGAGTTAAGCGAAATAATATATGAGGTGGGTGTTAAGCTCGGCGCTAAACCTATTAATAGAGGGGTATATGTTTGCACTGAGGGGCCGAGGTTTGAAACACCAGCTGAAATTAAATTCTTTGAAAAAATAGGGGGCGACATCGTCGGGATGACTCTTATACCTGAACTTGTATTAGCACGTGAACTTGGAATATGCTATTCATCAATTTCTCTAGTATCAAATTATGCCGCAGGGGTTACGGATAGAAAAATAACTTTTAACGAAGTTGTCGAGGAGTTTGAAAAAAACAGAGATAAACTGTTTAAAATTTTAAGGGAGGCTGTTACTAAAATCCCGGAGAAGCGAAGCTGTGAATGTAAAAACATGTAA